From the Sphingomonas brevis genome, the window ATCGCCGCTATTTCCGACGGCGATCAGGCAATTGCGGATCATCCGGTTGACGCCGATCCGCTTGATCGGCGACCCGGAGAAGAGCTGGCGGAACGTGCTGTCGTCGAGGGCCAGCAGGTCGGCCAGCGCCGGCGCGGCCAGTTCGGGACGCGGCGCAAACGCCTGGTTGGCCTGGGCCTCGCTGGCGAACCGGTTCCAAGGGCAGACCGCCAGGCAGTCGTCGCAGCCGTAGATCCGGTTACCGATCGCCTCGCGATATTCGTGCGGGATAGGTCCGGCATGCTCGATCGTCAGATATGAAATGCATTTGCGCGCGTCGACCAGGTTGGGAGCGACGATTGCCCCGGTCGGGCAGGCGTCGATGCAGCGCGTGCAGCTTCCGCAATGCGGCTCCGCCGGCGCGTCGGGCTCAAGCTCAAGCGTCGTGTAGATGACACCGAGGAATAGCCAGCTGCCATGCTCCCGATTGAGCAGGTTGCTGTGCTTGCCCTGCCAGCCGATCCCCGCCGCCGCCGACAGCGGCTTTTCCATCACCGGGGCGGTGTCGACGAAGACCTTGAGCTGGCAGCCGCATTCGTCAGCGAGCCAGCGGCCCATCGCCTTCAGCGCCTTCTTGACCACCTTGTGATAGTCGGCGCCCTGCGCATAGACCGAAATCCGGCCGCGATCCCTGGCCTCGGCCAGCGCAAGCGGGTCGGTCGCCGGCGCATAGCTCATCGCCAGCGCTATCACTGACCTTGCTTCCGGCCACAGGCCCTGCGGGCTGGCACGCTGTTCGGCCCGCTCTTCGATCCAGCTCATTTCGCCATGATGGCCGGCGGCGATCCACTCCTTCAGCCGCTCGCCCGCTTGCGGAACGGCATTGGCACTCGCGATCCCCCAGGCGCAAAAGCCCAGCTCTGCCGCTTTATCGAAAATCCGTGCCTTGAGGCTTGCCATGGCGCGGCCACCCTTTACCCATTGAGGGCATGGGGGAAAGACCAATCGCCGCGCGGGCAACCGACCTCGTCAAGGACTTTGACGGCAAGCGAGCGGTCGACGGAGTGAGCCTGACCGTCCCCGAAAGCAGTATTACCGGCATCCTGGGCCCCAACGGCGCGGGCAAGACGACCTGCCTCAGGATAATGCTTGGAATCATCGATCCGAGCTCCGGTACCCGCTCGCTGCTCGGCCATGACAGGCCGATCGAGATCGCGCATGAAATCGGCTATCTGCCGGAGGAACGCGGGCTCTACCCGGCGATGCCGACGGTGGAAGCGCTGGCCTTCATGGGCGCGCTCAGGGGGTTGCCGCTGAAAGAGGGCCGGAGCCGGGCGTTGAAGCTGCTTGAGCAAAGCGGTCATGCCGATTGGGCGAAGCGGCCGATTCGAACGCTGAGCAAGGGCATGGCGCAAACGGTCCAGCTGCTCGGCACCATCATTCACGAGCCTAGGCTGATCGTGCTCGACGAGCCATTTGCCGGACTGGATGCGATCAACCAGCAAAAGCTGGAGCAGCTGATCCGCGACCAGGCCGCGGCGGGCGTGACGGTAATCTTTTCGACCCATGTCATCGCTCATGCTGAACGCCTGTGCGAGCGCATCGCGATCATCGCCGAGGGCAAGGCCGTGTTCGAGGGAGATGTCGACGAGGCGCGCGGCCGCCTTCGGCCGATTGTCCATCTACGCACCCGGGCCAAGGATGGCCCGTGGCGCGACGCGCTTCCGCGATCGGCCAGCCTGGTGGGCGGCGAGTGGCGGTTCGAGCTTCCTGCGAGCGGTCCCGAGCCGCTGCTCAAGGCCTTGATCGAGGGGAGCGCGGGTATTGAGACATTGAGCATTGAGCGCGCCGGTCTGCACGACGCCTTCATTGCCATCGCCGGTGAAGCGGCGGCGCGCCAAATGGGTCACGTCCCGGTTTCGGAGGAAGCTGCGTGAAGCTTCCCGAAACGATCCGCGCAGCCTTCGTCATCGCCCGGCGCGACTTCGCGGCGACGGTCCTCAGCAAGACGTTCCTCTTCTTCCTCATCGGCCCGCTGTTCCCGCTGGCGATCGGCTTCGGCTTTGTCGGGATCGGAGCGCAGGTGGACCGCAATTCCAAACTGCCCCCAGTCGCGGTCATCGGGTCGCAACAGGATTTCGAGCGCCTTGCCGCCGCCCGAGAGCGGCTTGCGCCCTTGAGCGATATGGCGCCCGTCGAGCTTCGTCATGTTGCTCCCGAGCCGAACGTGGCAGCGCAGCGAATGAAATTGCTCGCGGACAATGGTGAGCCGGTCATCGCGGTGCTCGATGGAGGCCTTATCTTCCCGCACCTGACCGGCGCGGTGACAAGCAGCGGGCGGACGACGCGACAGGTCCGCATGTACGTCGAGGAGGCGCGACGAATGTCTACCGAGCGGCCGGCCCTGGGCTCGCCGCTGCTCCTGACGCCGACCACCAGCACGTCGGGACTGAAGGCATTCACCCGCAATCTGACGGCCCGCTTCGGCCAGATCCTGCTGTTCGTGCTGACGATCATGTTGGCCGGCATGGTACTGAGCCAGTTGATCGAGGAAAAATCGAGCAAGGTGATCGAGGTGCTGGCGGCGGCCGTCCCGGTCAATGCGATATTCCTGGGCAAGCTGTTTGCCATGCTGGCCACGTCCCTGGTCGGCATCGCCTTTTGGTCGGTTACGGCGGCAAGCCTGATCGACCTGGTCAACGAAGGCGGCCTGGCCGCCCTTGCTACCCCCGCGGTTGGCTGGCCCGCTTTCCTCGGCCTTGCACTCCTCTATTTCTCGATGAGCTACTTGCTGATCGGGGCGACCCTCCTGGGAATCGGCGCCCAGGCTTCGACCGCGCGCGAAGTGCAGATTCTTTCGATGCCGGTGACGATGGGGCAATTGCTGCTGTTCGGGTTTGCAGCTGCCGGCGTGGGCGCACCGATGGGCGGACCCGCAATCGCTGCCGCAATTTTCCCGCTGTCGTCGCCCTTTGCGATGATCGCGCGCGCGGCCGAACTGCCGGCCCTATGGCCTCATTTGGTCGCCGTAGCCTGGCAGGCGCTCTGGGTCGCGCTGATCCTTAAGTTTGCTGCCGCCATATTCCGCCGCAGCGTGCTCAAGTCCGGCAAGAGCAGCCGCCGATGGTGGCAGCGCAAGCCCGCCTAGGCCAGCGCCTGCCCGGCGGCCTCCTCCAGCTGGCTCATCAGCGACATGTAGGGGAACGGGCCATGGCTGATCCGCGCTACGCCGTTGGCCGCCACCTCGGCGTTTGACGGGCAACCGGGATAGGTCATGAAGTTCACCGGCACTGGCGATTGGTCGCATAGCCGCCGCAGATAATCGAGGTTGCCGAGCATCGGCACGAAATAGCCGCTCGCCCCGGCCTCGGCATAAGCATGGGCCCGATCGACTGCCTCACTCAGCATCGCCTCGTCATGCGTTTCCTGCTTCGCCTGGAGGAACAGATCGGTGCGAACGTTGATGAAGAAATCGGGGCCGACCGCGGCACGGGCGGCCGCAATCCGTTCGGCCTGCACGTCGATCGGATGAAGCCCTTCGCCGCCGACGATCTGATCCTCGAAATTGCAGCCGACCGCGCCGGTGTCGGCCAGGCGCACGATATTGCGCGCGCCTTCGTGCGGATCATCCGAATAGGCCCCTTCGAAATCGACCGTGACCGGCAGGTCGACTGAACCGACGATGCGCTTTGCATTCCCCAGCGCAAATTCCAGCGGCACCTGCTGACCGTCGCCAAAGCCATTTGCCATGGCGACCGACGCGCTACCGGTGGCAATTGCCGAAGCGCCTGCCTTCGCTACGGCCTGGGCGCTGCCGGCATCCCATACATTGAACAGGATGAGCGGATTGCCGGGCACATGAAGCTCGGCAAATCGGGCGAAGTTCGACATGACGATGTTCTCCTTTAGTTCTCGTCATGCCGTCCGCAATCGAACTGGGCAACCCAAATCTTGCGGTCAACAAATTTGGGCGGCGATCCTAATTGATGGCCGCGCTCGCCATCTGGGTAAGCTGGGCCATAAGGGCGCGATGCGGGAAGGGCCCATGGCTGATGCGGGCGACGCCGGCCGCGGCCCATTCGGCCTTGGGCGGAGCGCCAGGGAAAGCAATCACATTGAGCGGCAGAGGCACTTCGCGGACGATCCGCTCAATCTGCCCTGAATCGGCCAGCCGCGGCACAAAGAAGCCGCTCGCCCCGGCATCCGCGAACGCCTTGCCGCGCTCGATCACCTGGTCGACCAGGGAATCATCGCGTTGATCGTTCTTGATGAACAGGTCGGTCCGGGCATTGATGAAAAAGTCGCTGCCGACGGCGGCGCGAATCGCGGCAATGCGCCGGACTTGTTCGTCGATCGGGTGGATACCGTCCCCGCCGACGATTTGATCCTCGAAATTGCAGCCGACAGCGCCGGAGCGCTTGAGGTCCGCAACATTGCGTCCGCCTTCTTCCGGGTCGGTCGAATAGGCGCCTTCGAAGTCGACGGTCAGCGGCAGCGGGTCGACCGCCTCGACGATCCGTGCCGCGTTGGCGAAGACATAGTCCAGGGGAACTTGGTGGGCGTCGCCAAAGCCGCTGGCGTCGCCGACCGGATGGCTACCGGTGGCGAGTGCCCTGGCGCCCGCCGTGACCACCGCCAAGGCACTGCCGACATCCCAGATATTATAGAGAATGACCGGGTTCCCCGGGACGTGGAGCGCGGCGAAGGTTTCAAACTTGCTCATAGCGGTCGATCTTTCTCCATCATTCCGGGGCGGGGCCGAGCTGCTGCCACAGCTCGATCTTCACATCGTTGAGGTCGACGATCCAGGCGAAGCGCCCGTAATCCTCGTCCTGGCGGCCAAGGATTTCGACACCCTTGGATTCAAGCTCGGCAATGAATCCGTCGAGGTCGTCAACCCGAAGGTTGATCATGAATTCCCTTTTGCTTGGTTCGAAATAGTCCGTCTCCGGCTTGAACGCCGAAAGCAGGGAAAAGCCTTCCGGGTCGTCGTTCTTGAACGGGAACATGGCGCCCCAATCTCCGCCGATGCCAAGGATTTCCTTGTACCAGGCACTCGTCGCTTCCTGATCGGCGATCTTGAGAAAAACACCGCCCAAGCCGGTAATTCGCGCCATCGAGCCCCCCTTTCTTGATCGTCATGCTCTCCTGCACCTGTACAGGCCGCGATTTCCGCTAGTGCACGAACCTTGCCACCACGTCGCGATAGCTTCGTGACACCTTCACCTGGGCACCGCTGTCGAGCACCAGGAAACATTCGCCATTGGTGTGCGGCTTTACCTGCCGGACAAGGTCGAGATTGACGATCGTCGAGCGGTGCACCCGCTGGAAGCGGCGCGGGTCGAGCCGCTTTTCCAGATCCTTCATCGTCTCGCGCAGGATCAGAGTATTGTCGCCGGTCTGGATGCACATATAGTCGCCGGCGGCATCGATCCGCTCGATCGTGTCGACATCGACCCGGAAAATCTGCCCCTGGTCGCGGATGTTGATCATCTTTTCGAACCGTGAGGAAGCGGGACCTTCGGGCATCGCGTCGGCCAGTTCCTCGGCTGCCTCCGGCGCATGTTCGGCCAATGCCTCCTTGAGGCGCTCGGCTTCTTCGGCGCCGCGCTTCTCGGCAAGCCGCTGCCGGACCCGGTCCAGCGTTGCCGCCAGCCGATCTTCCTCGACCGGCTTCATCAGATAGTCGACTGCCTGGGCCTCGAAGGCGCGCAGGGCATGTTCGTTATAGGCGGTGACCATCACGAACAGCGGCGGTTCGACCTCCATCATCCCGGAAATCACCGAAAATCCGTCGAACCCGGGCATCTGGATGTCGAGGAAGACCAGGTCGGGCTTGTGGGTCTTGATCGCCCGGATCGCTTCTCGCCCGTTGGCGGCGGTGGCGACGATTTCAACATCGTCATGAGCTTCCAGGCGCAGGCGCAGTCCCTGCGTCGCCAGAGGCTCATCGTCAACGAGGATGGTACGAATGGTCATGAATGATCCTTCTGGTCGGTTTCGAGCGGAATTTCGATGATAACGCTGAACCCCCCATGTTCGTTCGTTCGCGTGGAATAACCATGTGCCGCGCCATAAGCCTGCGCCAGCCGGTCCTGGATATTCGCCAGGCCGACGCCGGTTCCCTCGGCGTCGATCGGAGCGCCTCCCGGCCCCGGCCCGCTATCGGCCACCTCGATCCTGACCGCGCGCCCTTCGCGCCGCGCATTGATCCAGATATCGGCGCCATGCTCGGACGAGGTCACGGCATATTTGATCGCATTTTCGATCAGCGGCTGCAGCAGCAATGACGGCAGCCTCGCCCCGATCGTATCGCCATCGATCTTGAAATGCGGCCGCAACCGATCCTCGAACCGCATCTTTTCGATCTCGAGGTAGAGCTTCAACGTCTCCACCTCTTGTACCAGCGTCACCTTGGCGGTCGGCTCATTGACCAGCGTGTAGCGGAGGAATGAGGACAGGCGCGACAGCATCGCATTGGCGCGCTCGGTCTGTTTCAGCAGCACCAGCGTCGAAATGCTGTTCAGCGTGTTGAACAGGAAATGCGGATTTAACTGGTAGCGGAGCATTGCCAGCTGGGCGGTCGAAGCCTGGCTCTCAAGCTGGGCGCGCTGATCGATTTCCTCTTCCAGCAGCAGATAATAGTTGATCCCATAATAAAGCGCCGACCAGGCGGCGAGGATCGAGAAATCGAGAATGATCGCGCCGAGATATTCGACCCCGGCCGGCTTGGCGTCGGGCCGGAGGAAGGTGGCATAGCTCCAGGTTTCGATGAACGAGAAGGCGGCCGACGCGAGGATCACCGTGGCCAGGCTGATGATCACCGTCCAGATCGCCCGCATGACGATCAGCCGGCGGTAAAGCGATGCCATCAGCAGGGTCAGCGAATAACCGGTCGCAGTCAGCAGCAGCGTGTGGACGACGAACATCGCGCCCATCGAATTGGCGAGGCCGGACAGCGAACGGAGAATGAAATAGCCGCTCCAGCCGATCGACTGGAGCACCCAGAAGGCGCGATTCTTGTCGTCGAAAAACGGCCGGTCGAGACCGACCCCGGCCAAAAATGGCCGAGCGGGCCCCTTGCCCCGGGGACGGACGATATGATCTTGCGCGGCGGCCTCGGCCAGCGCTCTTACACTGTCGCCGGCCATCTCCGCCTGGTTCGTCGCAACGCGATCCATAAGGGCGATATAGGCCGGAGGTTCGCAACCGCCTAGGCTTGGCGTCGGCAACCCGACCGGTCTAGAGAGCAGATGAGCCAAGGGACCCCATCAAAGTACTACTTTGATGGGACCCGACTAGGAGAGGCACGATGAACGAGCAAGCGCAGCGCGCCGGCTTCCGGTCGATGGACGAGGGCACGCAAGAGGATTGGGCGATCATCGGGTCGCATTTCTTTCCGTTCGCCCAGGCGCTTCCCGATCGCGTGCTGGCGCATCTGAGGCTGCTCGACGGCGACTATGGCGGCTTTCCGATCGACCGGCTGCAGCACAGCTTGCAGACCGCGACCCGGGCGCATCGCGGCGGGGAGAGCGAGCCTTATGTGGTCATGGCGCTTCTCCACGACATCGGCGACACGCTTGGGTCCTACAATCATCCGGAAATCGCCGCCGCGATCCTGAAGCCGTTCGTCGACGAAAAGCTGCACTGGATCGCCGAACATCATGGCGTGTTTCAGGGATATTATTTCTTCCACTACCTTGGAATGAACCGCGACATGCGCGAGGCGTTTCGTGGTCATGAGCATTTCGAGGACACGGCCCGCTTCTGCGAGCTGTACGACCAAAGCGCGTTCGATCCCGCATATGACAGCGCTCCGCTCGAATTTTTCGAGCCGATGGTGCGGCGGGTATTCGAGCGTCCGCTCAACACAATTTACCGGTCCGTCGGCGAAACCGCCTGAGTCCATTTTCCGGAGAATCTGAGTGTTTCGTGCGCTGACTGCCGCTGCCGCGGCCCTGCTGCTTGCTTCCTGCCAGGCCCATGAAGCCGCTCCCTCCGCCGGGGCGGCGGAGGTGGCGCCGGTGCTGGACACCCCCGACGCGGTCGACATCCACAGCTATGCCAGGCCGCTCGAGGCCCGGGTGACTCATTTGGCGCTCGACCTGGCGGTTGATTTTGACAGCAAGCGGGTTGGCGGCACCGCAACCCTCGACATCCAGGCAAAGCCGGACGCCAAGGAAATCATCCTCGATGACAAGGGCCTGGAAATCGAAAGCGTCGCCGATGGCGCCGGCAAGCCGCTGGCCTGGAAGGTCGGCGCGAACGATCCCAACCTCGGCGCTCCGCTATCGATCGCGATCGGCCCGGACACGAAGCAGATTGTGGTCCATTACAAGTCGGCGGCCAATGCCGATGCGCTGCAGTGGCTGACGCCGGAGCAAACCGCCGGCAAGAAACATCCGTTCCTGTTCAGCCAGGGCGAATCGATCCTCAACCGCAGCTGGATTCCGACCCAGGATTCGCCGGGCATCCGCCAGAGCTGGGAAGCGAAGGTCAGCGTCGACAAGCCGCTGACTGTGGTGATGTCCGCGCCACGCGCCGCTGACCCGACCGAATCCGGCAATGCGCGAACCTTCAGCTTCAGGATGGACCATCCGGTCGCGCCCTATCTGATCGCCATCGGCGCCGGCGACCTCGTGTTCCGCGACCTTGGCAGGCGCACGGGGGTGTGGACCGAGCCGGCGATGCTCGACCGAGCCGCCGCCGAACTCGGCGACACGGAGAAGATGGTCGATGCCGCCGAGAAGCTTTACGGACCTTACCAATGGGGCCGCTATGACATGCTGGTCCTGCCGCCCAGCTTTCCGTTCGGCGGCATGGAAAACCCGACACTGACCTTCCTCACGCCGACTTTCATCGCCGGCGACAAGAGCCTCACCAGCCTGATCGCCCACGAACTGGCGCACAGCTGGTCCGGCAACCTCGCCACCAACGCCACCTGGGCCGACTTCTGGCTCAACGAGGGGATGACCACCTATGCCGAGCGGCGGATCGTCGAAGCCGTCTACGGGCCGAAGGTCGCCGCGCAGCAGGTGTCGCTCGGGCTCGATGCGATGAACAAGGCGGTCGCCGAGAACGGCGGCCCGACCGGACCCGACACGCGCCTGCACATCGACCTCAAAGGGCGCCACCCCGACGACGGCCTGACCGACATCGCCTATGAAAAGGGCGCAGCCTTCCTCCGCACCATCGAGGTCGCGGTCGGGCGCGATCGGTTCGACGAGTGGCTCAAGGGCTGGTTCGAGCGCCACAAGTTCCAGCCGGTGACGTCGAGCATGTTCCTGGCGGACATCCGCGAGCATTTGATCAAGGGCGACCAGGCGCTGGAGGCCAGACTGCAGCTCGACAAATGGGTGGGCGATCCCGGTGTACCCGGCAATATCGCGCCCGCCGATCCGAAAGCCTTCGCCGAGGTCGACGCCGCGGTGACGGCGTTCAAGGCGGGTAATCAGCCTGCCGCGGACGCCTGGGCCCGCTGGACCACCGACGAGCGGCTGCGGTTCCTCAACCGGATCGACAAGAAGCAATCGGCGGATCGAATGTCCGCGCTCGACCAGGCGTTCAACCTGTCGCGCTCCGGAAACAGCGAAATCCGTTTCGCCTTCCTCGACCTGGCGGTCAAAAACCGGTTCGATCCTGCCGTTCCAGCGCTGGAAGACTTTCTGACCGTGCAAGGGCGGCGCAAATTTGTGAAGCCGCTGATCGTGGGCCTGGCCGAGGATGAGCAGTGGGGAAGGCCGATCGCGGCGCGGATCTACGCCAAGACCCGGGCTTCCTACCATCCGGTGACGACCCGCGACCTCGATAAATTGCAGCTCGGCAAGCAGTAACGCGCCCGTTCATCCAAATATTTCTGCCACTCGCCTCTGTATCGCGCCACTAATCGCGGGGCAGAGATAGTCGACGCAACCTTACTGGTGCGCGCGCAGGATGTGGACGACTTTGACTTCCTTTGTGGGAGGTCGCACATGGCGATTGGCTTTTGCAGAATTGCGCTGACCTGTTCGGCGGGCATTCTTGGCATCAACTCGGTGCCAGCCTTGGCCGGACCGACGGTGGATTGTACTAATGCCCTAGCTGTTGGCGTTTTGGAGTGCGGTTCCTTTTCCCATACAACCGGGGAAGATTCCACGGCGCTTGGCTATGCGGCTTATGCTCTCAATTTCGCTTCCACCGCAGTGGGCTCCAAGGCGGATGCAATTAGAAGTTCGACGGCGGTGGGCGCATACAGCCATGCCTATAACTCCGGCGTGGCAATTGGTTTACGCGCCAACGTCAATCCAATGGAAACGAAGGGCGGCGGATACGCTGGCGTTGCAATCGGGCTTTTTGCCAACGTCTCTGCCGACGATTCTATTGCGATCGGCAGAAATGCGGATGCCTATGCGCAAGGTAGCGTGGCATTGGGTGCAGATTCGATCGCCGATCAGGCGAACACCGTTTCCGTCGGTTCTGTTGGCGGTGAGCGCAGGATCGTCAACGTCGCGGCCGGCACCGCGGATACCGATGCCGTGAACATGTCCCAACTCAAGACCGCCACCCAGGCGATGGCGGCACAGGGATCGCAAATTGCGTCGAATACCGCCCAGCTTGCAGCCAACAAGAGCGCGATTGCTACCCAGGACAGGCAAATTTCAACGCTGCAGACGGTCACCGGCGACCATGAAAGCCGGATCAGCGCCCTCGAACAGCTTGGATCCAGTTTCGACCTGCTTGGCGGGCGTCTCGACAGCATCGAGCTTCGCAACCTGCAGCAGGACAAGGGTATTCGCCGTGCCAACGAAGGCGTGGCGATGGCGATGGCAATGGACACCCCGGTCCTGCTGCCAGGCGAGCGGATCGCGGTGACAGGAGGCCTTGGCTATTGGAACGATCGCGTTGCCGGTGCGGCGGCGATGGGTTTTCGCGTCACCGATCATGCATCCATGTCGGTCGGGGTCGGCATCGCGCCGAAAAGCGGCAAGGCCGGTGGGAAAGTGGGATTTCGAATGGGCTGGTGACCCGCGTTGAAGGAGCGGCCGTCCTGGGAAGCGGCCTCTCTTCCCGCCGGTAACAACTCGGGATCATGCGCCGGTGTGGCGCCGTGCCAGCAGCCACCAGACAAGGCCGCATACGGCGCCGGGAATCCCGCCGGACAGGCAGATGAACAGGGCCTCGGTCCCCTGCTCCCTTCCGATCATCACGTAACCGGGTATCAGGCCGACGGCGAAGCCGGCGACGATATAGCCAAGCGCAAACTCCCGCTTCAGCGCTGCCAGGCCACAAAATATGGGAATGCCGAATGCCGTCGCGCAAAAGGCGGCAACACAGGTGACCATGAACCAGAGCCCGAACAACTGGTTGGCGCGAAACGCACCTTCACGAATGATCCAGAAGCTGCCGACGGCGGTGGCGGCCAACCCGGATGCAAGCACGGCAATGATGAATGCCCCGATATAGCGCGCCATACTGCCCTCGGCCGTGCCCATGTTCATCGCGAAATTCGCCTCCATGCGAGGCCATTACGCTTCCCCTCGTCCGCACTACAGTTGGGTTGCGACGAACGCCGTCTGTGCGGGCCGAATGGCCACGAATATCCTTGCACAAATGGTCGGAAATCGCCGGCTGATCGCGACCAAATAATGGGCTTCTTTAACCGCGAAGTAACCCAATTTGGCCTATCCCTTGGCCCCCAAGCCACGCGGATGACCGGATGTACGAGGCACCAGACCGTTACAAGCGTATGATTTCAGCGCGCCTCCCGGACGGCGAATCGCTGGGCGTTACCTCGCGCGAAACCGACGGCGGCAGCAGCCCGCTGCGCGATGCACAGCTGATCGCCCGCGGCCAGTTCGCTCCCTTCTTCGCCGCCGCCAACAGTATCGCCGCGGTCCTGATGGCGATGCTGCTCTACGGTCATGTGCCCGCCTCCTACCTTGGCGGCTGGGTCGTCGCGGTCGGCAGCGT encodes:
- a CDS encoding sensor histidine kinase, with translation MDRVATNQAEMAGDSVRALAEAAAQDHIVRPRGKGPARPFLAGVGLDRPFFDDKNRAFWVLQSIGWSGYFILRSLSGLANSMGAMFVVHTLLLTATGYSLTLLMASLYRRLIVMRAIWTVIISLATVILASAAFSFIETWSYATFLRPDAKPAGVEYLGAIILDFSILAAWSALYYGINYYLLLEEEIDQRAQLESQASTAQLAMLRYQLNPHFLFNTLNSISTLVLLKQTERANAMLSRLSSFLRYTLVNEPTAKVTLVQEVETLKLYLEIEKMRFEDRLRPHFKIDGDTIGARLPSLLLQPLIENAIKYAVTSSEHGADIWINARREGRAVRIEVADSGPGPGGAPIDAEGTGVGLANIQDRLAQAYGAAHGYSTRTNEHGGFSVIIEIPLETDQKDHS
- a CDS encoding isocitrate lyase/PEP mutase family protein, whose protein sequence is MSKFETFAALHVPGNPVILYNIWDVGSALAVVTAGARALATGSHPVGDASGFGDAHQVPLDYVFANAARIVEAVDPLPLTVDFEGAYSTDPEEGGRNVADLKRSGAVGCNFEDQIVGGDGIHPIDEQVRRIAAIRAAVGSDFFINARTDLFIKNDQRDDSLVDQVIERGKAFADAGASGFFVPRLADSGQIERIVREVPLPLNVIAFPGAPPKAEWAAAGVARISHGPFPHRALMAQLTQMASAAIN
- a CDS encoding ABC transporter permease; this translates as MKLPETIRAAFVIARRDFAATVLSKTFLFFLIGPLFPLAIGFGFVGIGAQVDRNSKLPPVAVIGSQQDFERLAAARERLAPLSDMAPVELRHVAPEPNVAAQRMKLLADNGEPVIAVLDGGLIFPHLTGAVTSSGRTTRQVRMYVEEARRMSTERPALGSPLLLTPTTSTSGLKAFTRNLTARFGQILLFVLTIMLAGMVLSQLIEEKSSKVIEVLAAAVPVNAIFLGKLFAMLATSLVGIAFWSVTAASLIDLVNEGGLAALATPAVGWPAFLGLALLYFSMSYLLIGATLLGIGAQASTAREVQILSMPVTMGQLLLFGFAAAGVGAPMGGPAIAAAIFPLSSPFAMIARAAELPALWPHLVAVAWQALWVALILKFAAAIFRRSVLKSGKSSRRWWQRKPA
- a CDS encoding isocitrate lyase/PEP mutase family protein, which codes for MSNFARFAELHVPGNPLILFNVWDAGSAQAVAKAGASAIATGSASVAMANGFGDGQQVPLEFALGNAKRIVGSVDLPVTVDFEGAYSDDPHEGARNIVRLADTGAVGCNFEDQIVGGEGLHPIDVQAERIAAARAAVGPDFFINVRTDLFLQAKQETHDEAMLSEAVDRAHAYAEAGASGYFVPMLGNLDYLRRLCDQSPVPVNFMTYPGCPSNAEVAANGVARISHGPFPYMSLMSQLEEAAGQALA
- a CDS encoding LytR/AlgR family response regulator transcription factor, which translates into the protein MTIRTILVDDEPLATQGLRLRLEAHDDVEIVATAANGREAIRAIKTHKPDLVFLDIQMPGFDGFSVISGMMEVEPPLFVMVTAYNEHALRAFEAQAVDYLMKPVEEDRLAATLDRVRQRLAEKRGAEEAERLKEALAEHAPEAAEELADAMPEGPASSRFEKMINIRDQGQIFRVDVDTIERIDAAGDYMCIQTGDNTLILRETMKDLEKRLDPRRFQRVHRSTIVNLDLVRQVKPHTNGECFLVLDSGAQVKVSRSYRDVVARFVH
- a CDS encoding ABC transporter ATP-binding protein is translated as MGERPIAARATDLVKDFDGKRAVDGVSLTVPESSITGILGPNGAGKTTCLRIMLGIIDPSSGTRSLLGHDRPIEIAHEIGYLPEERGLYPAMPTVEALAFMGALRGLPLKEGRSRALKLLEQSGHADWAKRPIRTLSKGMAQTVQLLGTIIHEPRLIVLDEPFAGLDAINQQKLEQLIRDQAAAGVTVIFSTHVIAHAERLCERIAIIAEGKAVFEGDVDEARGRLRPIVHLRTRAKDGPWRDALPRSASLVGGEWRFELPASGPEPLLKALIEGSAGIETLSIERAGLHDAFIAIAGEAAARQMGHVPVSEEAA
- a CDS encoding M1 family metallopeptidase, translated to MFRALTAAAAALLLASCQAHEAAPSAGAAEVAPVLDTPDAVDIHSYARPLEARVTHLALDLAVDFDSKRVGGTATLDIQAKPDAKEIILDDKGLEIESVADGAGKPLAWKVGANDPNLGAPLSIAIGPDTKQIVVHYKSAANADALQWLTPEQTAGKKHPFLFSQGESILNRSWIPTQDSPGIRQSWEAKVSVDKPLTVVMSAPRAADPTESGNARTFSFRMDHPVAPYLIAIGAGDLVFRDLGRRTGVWTEPAMLDRAAAELGDTEKMVDAAEKLYGPYQWGRYDMLVLPPSFPFGGMENPTLTFLTPTFIAGDKSLTSLIAHELAHSWSGNLATNATWADFWLNEGMTTYAERRIVEAVYGPKVAAQQVSLGLDAMNKAVAENGGPTGPDTRLHIDLKGRHPDDGLTDIAYEKGAAFLRTIEVAVGRDRFDEWLKGWFERHKFQPVTSSMFLADIREHLIKGDQALEARLQLDKWVGDPGVPGNIAPADPKAFAEVDAAVTAFKAGNQPAADAWARWTTDERLRFLNRIDKKQSADRMSALDQAFNLSRSGNSEIRFAFLDLAVKNRFDPAVPALEDFLTVQGRRKFVKPLIVGLAEDEQWGRPIAARIYAKTRASYHPVTTRDLDKLQLGKQ
- a CDS encoding VOC family protein → MARITGLGGVFLKIADQEATSAWYKEILGIGGDWGAMFPFKNDDPEGFSLLSAFKPETDYFEPSKREFMINLRVDDLDGFIAELESKGVEILGRQDEDYGRFAWIVDLNDVKIELWQQLGPAPE
- a CDS encoding HD domain-containing protein, whose translation is MNEQAQRAGFRSMDEGTQEDWAIIGSHFFPFAQALPDRVLAHLRLLDGDYGGFPIDRLQHSLQTATRAHRGGESEPYVVMALLHDIGDTLGSYNHPEIAAAILKPFVDEKLHWIAEHHGVFQGYYFFHYLGMNRDMREAFRGHEHFEDTARFCELYDQSAFDPAYDSAPLEFFEPMVRRVFERPLNTIYRSVGETA
- the queG gene encoding tRNA epoxyqueuosine(34) reductase QueG; translated protein: MASLKARIFDKAAELGFCAWGIASANAVPQAGERLKEWIAAGHHGEMSWIEERAEQRASPQGLWPEARSVIALAMSYAPATDPLALAEARDRGRISVYAQGADYHKVVKKALKAMGRWLADECGCQLKVFVDTAPVMEKPLSAAAGIGWQGKHSNLLNREHGSWLFLGVIYTTLELEPDAPAEPHCGSCTRCIDACPTGAIVAPNLVDARKCISYLTIEHAGPIPHEYREAIGNRIYGCDDCLAVCPWNRFASEAQANQAFAPRPELAAPALADLLALDDSTFRQLFSGSPIKRIGVNRMIRNCLIAVGNSGDSSLRPAVLRHLESQDPVVADAAKWAIERLKDPNPAPARS